Proteins from a genomic interval of Clostridium sp. M62/1:
- a CDS encoding VOC family protein has protein sequence MKNKFELEHIGINTANPEEAEKLAQLLSLMFNLEPRHGQKSEFGGPYFECMKSPFLGTNGHIAMRTPDLTAAVEELKEKGFSFRMDTAAYNEDGTIKNVYLDGEFGGFAIHIMQK, from the coding sequence ATGAAAAATAAATTTGAACTGGAGCATATCGGCATCAACACCGCGAATCCTGAGGAGGCTGAAAAGCTGGCGCAGCTTCTGAGCCTGATGTTTAACTTAGAGCCCCGCCACGGACAGAAATCAGAATTCGGCGGCCCATACTTCGAGTGCATGAAATCTCCCTTCCTCGGCACAAATGGCCACATCGCCATGCGCACACCGGATCTGACAGCTGCCGTGGAGGAGTTAAAAGAGAAGGGCTTTTCCTTCCGGATGGATACCGCTGCCTACAATGAAGACGGAACGATCAAGAATGTCTATCTGGACGGAGAGTTCGGCGGATTTGCTATCCACATTATGCAGAAATAA
- a CDS encoding bacteriohemerythrin: MYAEFTDDLITKNEMIDSQHRELISKINDLLISCENKSDKEGAVKMLGYLSDYTDFHFGAEEKLQLSIGYPGYEEHKAKHAELKKSVQELKDMLAASNGPTAEFEEKVKTEVLEWLLYHIKGFDRSVAEYKFMRDNPDML, from the coding sequence ATGTACGCAGAATTCACAGACGACCTGATTACAAAAAACGAAATGATCGATTCCCAGCACAGGGAGCTGATTTCCAAAATCAACGACCTGCTTATCAGCTGTGAAAATAAAAGCGACAAGGAAGGCGCAGTGAAAATGCTCGGCTATCTGTCCGACTACACAGACTTCCACTTCGGCGCTGAGGAAAAGCTGCAGCTTTCCATCGGCTACCCCGGGTATGAGGAGCACAAGGCCAAGCACGCAGAGCTGAAAAAGTCTGTCCAGGAATTAAAGGACATGCTGGCAGCTTCCAACGGCCCTACAGCCGAGTTTGAGGAGAAGGTAAAGACCGAGGTTCTCGAATGGCTGCTCTACCACATCAAGGGCTTTGACCGCTCTGTGGCAGAGTACAAATTTATGCGCGATAACCCTGATATGCTGTAG